One Ctenopharyngodon idella isolate HZGC_01 chromosome 9, HZGC01, whole genome shotgun sequence DNA window includes the following coding sequences:
- the abi2a gene encoding abl interactor 2a isoform X9, giving the protein MAELQMLLEEEIPAGRRALLDSFTNLERVAEYCESNYVQSPDKHVALEETKNYTTQSLASVAYLINTLANNVLQMLDIQASQLRRMESSINHISQTVDIHKEKVARREIGILTTNKNTSRTHKIIAPANPERPVRYIRKPIDYSALDDIGHGVKWLLKFKVNTQNMKMGSLLRTTPPTQKPPSPPMPGKGTIGRHSPYRTLEPVRPPVVPNDYVPSPTRNMAPILQQSPVRTASVNQRNRTYSSGSSGGSHPSSRSSSRENSGSGSVGVPIAVPTPSPPSAFPGVPQFYSMNRPVPRQITPTVGGSLPYRRPPSITGQASMPSSQQNGGPHYNQNQASVAPPPPSVLQITPQLPLTGFVARVQETISDAPPPPPPSEEPVFEETQNPAPPPEEYEEEESSVVEYSDPYAEEDPPWAPQTYLEKVVAIYDYTQDKEDELSFQEGAIIYVIKKNDDGWYEGVMSGTTGLFPGNYVESIMHYTE; this is encoded by the exons TCTCCAGACAAGCACGTCGCTCTAGAGGAAACCAAGAACTACACCACTCAGTCCCTGGCCAGCGTAGCCTACCTGATCAACACGCTCGCCAACAATGTGCTCCAAATGCTCGACATCCAGGCGTCCCAGCTGCGCCGCATGGAATCCTCCATCAACCACATCTCACAG ACGGTGGACATCCATAAAGAAAAAGTGGCGAGACGAGAGATCGGCATCCTCACCACCAATAAGAACACCTCCCGCACGCATAAAATCATTGCTCCAGCCAATCCCGAGAGGCCGGTGCGGTACATTCGCAAACCTATCGATTACAGCGCGCTGGACGATATTGGTCATGGAGTGAAG TGGTTGCTTAAGTTCAAG GTCAACACCCAGAACATGAAGATGGGCAGCCTTCTTCGCACCACGCCTCCCACACAGAAACCTCCCAGCCCGCCGATGCCAGGCAAAGGCACCATAGG GAGACACTCCCCCTACAGAACACTTGAGCCAGTGCGGCCTCCTGTGGTGCCTAATGACTATGTCCCAAGCCCCACACGCAATATGGCGCCCATCCTGCAGCAAAGCCCTGTACGCACGGCATCTGTTAATCAGAGGAACCGCACTTACAG CAGTGGGAGCAGTGGTGGCAGTCATCCCAGCAGCCGCAGCAGCAGTCGTGAAAACAGCGGGAGCGGCAGTGTAGGTGTTCCCATCGCTGTGCCCACACCCTCTCCACCCAGCGCCTTCCCAG GTGTCCCTCAGTTCTACAGCATGAACAGGCCCGTCCCCAGACAGATCACACCCACAGTGGGAGGTTCGTTGCCGTATCGCAGGCCACCCTCAATCACGGGTCAGGCTTCCATGCCCTCCAGCCAGCAAAACGGAGGGCCGCATTACAATCAGAACCAAG CCTCAGTGgccccccctcccccctccgTACTGCAGATCACACCCCAGCTTCCACTGACGGGTTTTGTGGCTCGCGTACAGGAAACCA TTTCAGATGCACCTCCCCCACCTCCCCCTTCAGAAGAGCCGGTGTTTGAGGAGACACAAAATCCAGCTCCTCCTCCAGAAGAGTATGAGGAAGAGGAGTCTTCTGTGGTGGAGTACAGTGACCCTTACGCTGAAGAAGACCCACCATGGGCTCCACAAACTTACCTGGAGAAAG TGGTGGCAATCTATGACTACACGCAAGACAAGGAAGATGAATTGTCTTTCCAAGAGGGGGCCATCATCTATGTCATTAAAAAGAATGATGATGGCTGGTATGAAGGTGTGATGAGTGGTACTACAGGACTCTTCCCTGGAAACTACGTCGAGTCCATCATGCACTACACGGAGTGA
- the abi2a gene encoding abl interactor 2a isoform X11: MAELQMLLEEEIPAGRRALLDSFTNLERVAEYCESNYVQSPDKHVALEETKNYTTQSLASVAYLINTLANNVLQMLDIQASQLRRMESSINHISQTVDIHKEKVARREIGILTTNKNTSRTHKIIAPANPERPVRYIRKPIDYSALDDIGHGVKWLLKFKVNTQNMKMGSLLRTTPPTQKPPSPPMPGKGTIGRHSPYRTLEPVRPPVVPNDYVPSPTRNMAPILQQSPVRTASVNQRNRTYSSGSSGGSHPSSRSSSRENSGSGSVGVPIAVPTPSPPSAFPGVPQFYSMNRPVPRQITPTVGGSLPYRRPPSITGQASMPSSQQNGGPHYNQNQASVAPPPPSVLQITPQLPLTGFVARVQETNAPPPPPPSEEPVFEETQNPAPPPEEYEEEESSVVEYSDPYAEEDPPWAPQTYLEKVVAIYDYTQDKEDELSFQEGAIIYVIKKNDDGWYEGVMSGTTGLFPGNYVESIMHYTE, from the exons TCTCCAGACAAGCACGTCGCTCTAGAGGAAACCAAGAACTACACCACTCAGTCCCTGGCCAGCGTAGCCTACCTGATCAACACGCTCGCCAACAATGTGCTCCAAATGCTCGACATCCAGGCGTCCCAGCTGCGCCGCATGGAATCCTCCATCAACCACATCTCACAG ACGGTGGACATCCATAAAGAAAAAGTGGCGAGACGAGAGATCGGCATCCTCACCACCAATAAGAACACCTCCCGCACGCATAAAATCATTGCTCCAGCCAATCCCGAGAGGCCGGTGCGGTACATTCGCAAACCTATCGATTACAGCGCGCTGGACGATATTGGTCATGGAGTGAAG TGGTTGCTTAAGTTCAAG GTCAACACCCAGAACATGAAGATGGGCAGCCTTCTTCGCACCACGCCTCCCACACAGAAACCTCCCAGCCCGCCGATGCCAGGCAAAGGCACCATAGG GAGACACTCCCCCTACAGAACACTTGAGCCAGTGCGGCCTCCTGTGGTGCCTAATGACTATGTCCCAAGCCCCACACGCAATATGGCGCCCATCCTGCAGCAAAGCCCTGTACGCACGGCATCTGTTAATCAGAGGAACCGCACTTACAG CAGTGGGAGCAGTGGTGGCAGTCATCCCAGCAGCCGCAGCAGCAGTCGTGAAAACAGCGGGAGCGGCAGTGTAGGTGTTCCCATCGCTGTGCCCACACCCTCTCCACCCAGCGCCTTCCCAG GTGTCCCTCAGTTCTACAGCATGAACAGGCCCGTCCCCAGACAGATCACACCCACAGTGGGAGGTTCGTTGCCGTATCGCAGGCCACCCTCAATCACGGGTCAGGCTTCCATGCCCTCCAGCCAGCAAAACGGAGGGCCGCATTACAATCAGAACCAAG CCTCAGTGgccccccctcccccctccgTACTGCAGATCACACCCCAGCTTCCACTGACGGGTTTTGTGGCTCGCGTACAGGAAACCA ATGCACCTCCCCCACCTCCCCCTTCAGAAGAGCCGGTGTTTGAGGAGACACAAAATCCAGCTCCTCCTCCAGAAGAGTATGAGGAAGAGGAGTCTTCTGTGGTGGAGTACAGTGACCCTTACGCTGAAGAAGACCCACCATGGGCTCCACAAACTTACCTGGAGAAAG TGGTGGCAATCTATGACTACACGCAAGACAAGGAAGATGAATTGTCTTTCCAAGAGGGGGCCATCATCTATGTCATTAAAAAGAATGATGATGGCTGGTATGAAGGTGTGATGAGTGGTACTACAGGACTCTTCCCTGGAAACTACGTCGAGTCCATCATGCACTACACGGAGTGA
- the abi2a gene encoding abl interactor 2a isoform X16, producing the protein MAELQMLLEEEIPAGRRALLDSFTNLERVAEYCESNYVQSPDKHVALEETKNYTTQSLASVAYLINTLANNVLQMLDIQASQLRRMESSINHISQTVDIHKEKVARREIGILTTNKNTSRTHKIIAPANPERPVRYIRKPIDYSALDDIGHGVKWLLKFKVNTQNMKMGSLLRTTPPTQKPPSPPMPGKGTIGRHSPYRTLEPVRPPVVPNDYVPSPTRNMAPILQQSPVRTASVNQRNRTYSSGSSGGSHPSSRSSSRENSGSGSVGVPIAVPTPSPPSAFPGVPQFYSMNRPVPRQITPTVGGSLPYRRPPSITGQASMPSSQQNGGPHYNQNQDAPPPPPPSEEPVFEETQNPAPPPEEYEEEESSVVEYSDPYAEEDPPWAPQTYLEKVVAIYDYTQDKEDELSFQEGAIIYVIKKNDDGWYEGVMSGTTGLFPGNYVESIMHYTE; encoded by the exons TCTCCAGACAAGCACGTCGCTCTAGAGGAAACCAAGAACTACACCACTCAGTCCCTGGCCAGCGTAGCCTACCTGATCAACACGCTCGCCAACAATGTGCTCCAAATGCTCGACATCCAGGCGTCCCAGCTGCGCCGCATGGAATCCTCCATCAACCACATCTCACAG ACGGTGGACATCCATAAAGAAAAAGTGGCGAGACGAGAGATCGGCATCCTCACCACCAATAAGAACACCTCCCGCACGCATAAAATCATTGCTCCAGCCAATCCCGAGAGGCCGGTGCGGTACATTCGCAAACCTATCGATTACAGCGCGCTGGACGATATTGGTCATGGAGTGAAG TGGTTGCTTAAGTTCAAG GTCAACACCCAGAACATGAAGATGGGCAGCCTTCTTCGCACCACGCCTCCCACACAGAAACCTCCCAGCCCGCCGATGCCAGGCAAAGGCACCATAGG GAGACACTCCCCCTACAGAACACTTGAGCCAGTGCGGCCTCCTGTGGTGCCTAATGACTATGTCCCAAGCCCCACACGCAATATGGCGCCCATCCTGCAGCAAAGCCCTGTACGCACGGCATCTGTTAATCAGAGGAACCGCACTTACAG CAGTGGGAGCAGTGGTGGCAGTCATCCCAGCAGCCGCAGCAGCAGTCGTGAAAACAGCGGGAGCGGCAGTGTAGGTGTTCCCATCGCTGTGCCCACACCCTCTCCACCCAGCGCCTTCCCAG GTGTCCCTCAGTTCTACAGCATGAACAGGCCCGTCCCCAGACAGATCACACCCACAGTGGGAGGTTCGTTGCCGTATCGCAGGCCACCCTCAATCACGGGTCAGGCTTCCATGCCCTCCAGCCAGCAAAACGGAGGGCCGCATTACAATCAGAACCAAG ATGCACCTCCCCCACCTCCCCCTTCAGAAGAGCCGGTGTTTGAGGAGACACAAAATCCAGCTCCTCCTCCAGAAGAGTATGAGGAAGAGGAGTCTTCTGTGGTGGAGTACAGTGACCCTTACGCTGAAGAAGACCCACCATGGGCTCCACAAACTTACCTGGAGAAAG TGGTGGCAATCTATGACTACACGCAAGACAAGGAAGATGAATTGTCTTTCCAAGAGGGGGCCATCATCTATGTCATTAAAAAGAATGATGATGGCTGGTATGAAGGTGTGATGAGTGGTACTACAGGACTCTTCCCTGGAAACTACGTCGAGTCCATCATGCACTACACGGAGTGA
- the abi2a gene encoding abl interactor 2a isoform X4 has product MAELQMLLEEEIPAGRRALLDSFTNLERVAEYCESNYVQSPDKHVALEETKNYTTQSLASVAYLINTLANNVLQMLDIQASQLRRMESSINHISQTVDIHKEKVARREIGILTTNKNTSRTHKIIAPANPERPVRYIRKPIDYSALDDIGHGVKVNTQNMKMGSLLRTTPPTQKPPSPPMPGKGTIGRHSPYRTLEPVRPPVVPNDYVPSPTRNMAPILQQSPVRTASVNQRNRTYSSGSSGGSHPSSRSSSRENSGSGSVGVPIAVPTPSPPSAFPAASASTPSAPTNSTQPSFTSSNLTPTQPSVNPTSVPESLDSTESSLTPDKDSPTSQPPLTTAAASATSNTDPGTGVPQFYSMNRPVPRQITPTVGGSLPYRRPPSITGQASMPSSQQNGGPHYNQNQASVAPPPPSVLQITPQLPLTGFVARVQETISDAPPPPPPSEEPVFEETQNPAPPPEEYEEEESSVVEYSDPYAEEDPPWAPQTYLEKVVAIYDYTQDKEDELSFQEGAIIYVIKKNDDGWYEGVMSGTTGLFPGNYVESIMHYTE; this is encoded by the exons TCTCCAGACAAGCACGTCGCTCTAGAGGAAACCAAGAACTACACCACTCAGTCCCTGGCCAGCGTAGCCTACCTGATCAACACGCTCGCCAACAATGTGCTCCAAATGCTCGACATCCAGGCGTCCCAGCTGCGCCGCATGGAATCCTCCATCAACCACATCTCACAG ACGGTGGACATCCATAAAGAAAAAGTGGCGAGACGAGAGATCGGCATCCTCACCACCAATAAGAACACCTCCCGCACGCATAAAATCATTGCTCCAGCCAATCCCGAGAGGCCGGTGCGGTACATTCGCAAACCTATCGATTACAGCGCGCTGGACGATATTGGTCATGGAGTGAAG GTCAACACCCAGAACATGAAGATGGGCAGCCTTCTTCGCACCACGCCTCCCACACAGAAACCTCCCAGCCCGCCGATGCCAGGCAAAGGCACCATAGG GAGACACTCCCCCTACAGAACACTTGAGCCAGTGCGGCCTCCTGTGGTGCCTAATGACTATGTCCCAAGCCCCACACGCAATATGGCGCCCATCCTGCAGCAAAGCCCTGTACGCACGGCATCTGTTAATCAGAGGAACCGCACTTACAG CAGTGGGAGCAGTGGTGGCAGTCATCCCAGCAGCCGCAGCAGCAGTCGTGAAAACAGCGGGAGCGGCAGTGTAGGTGTTCCCATCGCTGTGCCCACACCCTCTCCACCCAGCGCCTTCCCAG CTGCTAGTGCCAGCACGCCATCAGCTCCAACTAACTCCACTCAGCCTTCTTTCACTTCCTCTAATTTAACCCCCACACAACCCTCAGTCAACCCCACCTCAGTCCCTGAATCTCTCGACTCcactgagagctctctgaccccaGATAAAGACTCTCCTACCTCCCAGCCACCCCTCACTACAGCTGCAGCTAGTGCTACATCCAACACCGACCCTGGGACAG GTGTCCCTCAGTTCTACAGCATGAACAGGCCCGTCCCCAGACAGATCACACCCACAGTGGGAGGTTCGTTGCCGTATCGCAGGCCACCCTCAATCACGGGTCAGGCTTCCATGCCCTCCAGCCAGCAAAACGGAGGGCCGCATTACAATCAGAACCAAG CCTCAGTGgccccccctcccccctccgTACTGCAGATCACACCCCAGCTTCCACTGACGGGTTTTGTGGCTCGCGTACAGGAAACCA TTTCAGATGCACCTCCCCCACCTCCCCCTTCAGAAGAGCCGGTGTTTGAGGAGACACAAAATCCAGCTCCTCCTCCAGAAGAGTATGAGGAAGAGGAGTCTTCTGTGGTGGAGTACAGTGACCCTTACGCTGAAGAAGACCCACCATGGGCTCCACAAACTTACCTGGAGAAAG TGGTGGCAATCTATGACTACACGCAAGACAAGGAAGATGAATTGTCTTTCCAAGAGGGGGCCATCATCTATGTCATTAAAAAGAATGATGATGGCTGGTATGAAGGTGTGATGAGTGGTACTACAGGACTCTTCCCTGGAAACTACGTCGAGTCCATCATGCACTACACGGAGTGA
- the abi2a gene encoding abl interactor 2a isoform X8: MAELQMLLEEEIPAGRRALLDSFTNLERVAEYCESNYVQSPDKHVALEETKNYTTQSLASVAYLINTLANNVLQMLDIQASQLRRMESSINHISQTVDIHKEKVARREIGILTTNKNTSRTHKIIAPANPERPVRYIRKPIDYSALDDIGHGVKWLLKFKVNTQNMKMGSLLRTTPPTQKPPSPPMPGKGTIGRHSPYRTLEPVRPPVVPNDYVPSPTRNMAPILQQSPVRTASVNQRNRTYSSGSSGGSHPSSRSSSRENSGSGSVGVPIAVPTPSPPSAFPAASASTPSAPTNSTQPSFTSSNLTPTQPSVNPTSVPESLDSTESSLTPDKDSPTSQPPLTTAAASATSNTDPGTGVPQFYSMNRPVPRQITPTVGGSLPYRRPPSITGQASMPSSQQNGGPHYNQNQASVAPPPPSVLQITPQLPLTGFVARVQETISDAPPPPPPSEEPVFEETQNPAPPPEEYEEEESSVVEYSDPYAEEDPPWAPQTYLEKDCRRSVDDLKTSTNDGGNL; encoded by the exons TCTCCAGACAAGCACGTCGCTCTAGAGGAAACCAAGAACTACACCACTCAGTCCCTGGCCAGCGTAGCCTACCTGATCAACACGCTCGCCAACAATGTGCTCCAAATGCTCGACATCCAGGCGTCCCAGCTGCGCCGCATGGAATCCTCCATCAACCACATCTCACAG ACGGTGGACATCCATAAAGAAAAAGTGGCGAGACGAGAGATCGGCATCCTCACCACCAATAAGAACACCTCCCGCACGCATAAAATCATTGCTCCAGCCAATCCCGAGAGGCCGGTGCGGTACATTCGCAAACCTATCGATTACAGCGCGCTGGACGATATTGGTCATGGAGTGAAG TGGTTGCTTAAGTTCAAG GTCAACACCCAGAACATGAAGATGGGCAGCCTTCTTCGCACCACGCCTCCCACACAGAAACCTCCCAGCCCGCCGATGCCAGGCAAAGGCACCATAGG GAGACACTCCCCCTACAGAACACTTGAGCCAGTGCGGCCTCCTGTGGTGCCTAATGACTATGTCCCAAGCCCCACACGCAATATGGCGCCCATCCTGCAGCAAAGCCCTGTACGCACGGCATCTGTTAATCAGAGGAACCGCACTTACAG CAGTGGGAGCAGTGGTGGCAGTCATCCCAGCAGCCGCAGCAGCAGTCGTGAAAACAGCGGGAGCGGCAGTGTAGGTGTTCCCATCGCTGTGCCCACACCCTCTCCACCCAGCGCCTTCCCAG CTGCTAGTGCCAGCACGCCATCAGCTCCAACTAACTCCACTCAGCCTTCTTTCACTTCCTCTAATTTAACCCCCACACAACCCTCAGTCAACCCCACCTCAGTCCCTGAATCTCTCGACTCcactgagagctctctgaccccaGATAAAGACTCTCCTACCTCCCAGCCACCCCTCACTACAGCTGCAGCTAGTGCTACATCCAACACCGACCCTGGGACAG GTGTCCCTCAGTTCTACAGCATGAACAGGCCCGTCCCCAGACAGATCACACCCACAGTGGGAGGTTCGTTGCCGTATCGCAGGCCACCCTCAATCACGGGTCAGGCTTCCATGCCCTCCAGCCAGCAAAACGGAGGGCCGCATTACAATCAGAACCAAG CCTCAGTGgccccccctcccccctccgTACTGCAGATCACACCCCAGCTTCCACTGACGGGTTTTGTGGCTCGCGTACAGGAAACCA TTTCAGATGCACCTCCCCCACCTCCCCCTTCAGAAGAGCCGGTGTTTGAGGAGACACAAAATCCAGCTCCTCCTCCAGAAGAGTATGAGGAAGAGGAGTCTTCTGTGGTGGAGTACAGTGACCCTTACGCTGAAGAAGACCCACCATGGGCTCCACAAACTTACCTGGAGAAAG ACTGCAGAAGAAGCGTGGATGATCTGAAAACATCGACAAACGA TGGTGGCAATCTATGA
- the abi2a gene encoding abl interactor 2a isoform X5, translating to MAELQMLLEEEIPAGRRALLDSFTNLERVAEYCESNYVQSPDKHVALEETKNYTTQSLASVAYLINTLANNVLQMLDIQASQLRRMESSINHISQTVDIHKEKVARREIGILTTNKNTSRTHKIIAPANPERPVRYIRKPIDYSALDDIGHGVKVNTQNMKMGSLLRTTPPTQKPPSPPMPGKGTIGRHSPYRTLEPVRPPVVPNDYVPSPTRNMAPILQQSPVRTASVNQRNRTYSGSSGGSHPSSRSSSRENSGSGSVGVPIAVPTPSPPSAFPAASASTPSAPTNSTQPSFTSSNLTPTQPSVNPTSVPESLDSTESSLTPDKDSPTSQPPLTTAAASATSNTDPGTGVPQFYSMNRPVPRQITPTVGGSLPYRRPPSITGQASMPSSQQNGGPHYNQNQASVAPPPPSVLQITPQLPLTGFVARVQETISDAPPPPPPSEEPVFEETQNPAPPPEEYEEEESSVVEYSDPYAEEDPPWAPQTYLEKVVAIYDYTQDKEDELSFQEGAIIYVIKKNDDGWYEGVMSGTTGLFPGNYVESIMHYTE from the exons TCTCCAGACAAGCACGTCGCTCTAGAGGAAACCAAGAACTACACCACTCAGTCCCTGGCCAGCGTAGCCTACCTGATCAACACGCTCGCCAACAATGTGCTCCAAATGCTCGACATCCAGGCGTCCCAGCTGCGCCGCATGGAATCCTCCATCAACCACATCTCACAG ACGGTGGACATCCATAAAGAAAAAGTGGCGAGACGAGAGATCGGCATCCTCACCACCAATAAGAACACCTCCCGCACGCATAAAATCATTGCTCCAGCCAATCCCGAGAGGCCGGTGCGGTACATTCGCAAACCTATCGATTACAGCGCGCTGGACGATATTGGTCATGGAGTGAAG GTCAACACCCAGAACATGAAGATGGGCAGCCTTCTTCGCACCACGCCTCCCACACAGAAACCTCCCAGCCCGCCGATGCCAGGCAAAGGCACCATAGG GAGACACTCCCCCTACAGAACACTTGAGCCAGTGCGGCCTCCTGTGGTGCCTAATGACTATGTCCCAAGCCCCACACGCAATATGGCGCCCATCCTGCAGCAAAGCCCTGTACGCACGGCATCTGTTAATCAGAGGAACCGCACTTACAG TGGGAGCAGTGGTGGCAGTCATCCCAGCAGCCGCAGCAGCAGTCGTGAAAACAGCGGGAGCGGCAGTGTAGGTGTTCCCATCGCTGTGCCCACACCCTCTCCACCCAGCGCCTTCCCAG CTGCTAGTGCCAGCACGCCATCAGCTCCAACTAACTCCACTCAGCCTTCTTTCACTTCCTCTAATTTAACCCCCACACAACCCTCAGTCAACCCCACCTCAGTCCCTGAATCTCTCGACTCcactgagagctctctgaccccaGATAAAGACTCTCCTACCTCCCAGCCACCCCTCACTACAGCTGCAGCTAGTGCTACATCCAACACCGACCCTGGGACAG GTGTCCCTCAGTTCTACAGCATGAACAGGCCCGTCCCCAGACAGATCACACCCACAGTGGGAGGTTCGTTGCCGTATCGCAGGCCACCCTCAATCACGGGTCAGGCTTCCATGCCCTCCAGCCAGCAAAACGGAGGGCCGCATTACAATCAGAACCAAG CCTCAGTGgccccccctcccccctccgTACTGCAGATCACACCCCAGCTTCCACTGACGGGTTTTGTGGCTCGCGTACAGGAAACCA TTTCAGATGCACCTCCCCCACCTCCCCCTTCAGAAGAGCCGGTGTTTGAGGAGACACAAAATCCAGCTCCTCCTCCAGAAGAGTATGAGGAAGAGGAGTCTTCTGTGGTGGAGTACAGTGACCCTTACGCTGAAGAAGACCCACCATGGGCTCCACAAACTTACCTGGAGAAAG TGGTGGCAATCTATGACTACACGCAAGACAAGGAAGATGAATTGTCTTTCCAAGAGGGGGCCATCATCTATGTCATTAAAAAGAATGATGATGGCTGGTATGAAGGTGTGATGAGTGGTACTACAGGACTCTTCCCTGGAAACTACGTCGAGTCCATCATGCACTACACGGAGTGA
- the abi2a gene encoding abl interactor 2a isoform X6, which translates to MAELQMLLEEEIPAGRRALLDSFTNLERVAEYCESNYVQSPDKHVALEETKNYTTQSLASVAYLINTLANNVLQMLDIQASQLRRMESSINHISQTVDIHKEKVARREIGILTTNKNTSRTHKIIAPANPERPVRYIRKPIDYSALDDIGHGVKWLLKFKVNTQNMKMGSLLRTTPPTQKPPSPPMPGKGTIGRHSPYRTLEPVRPPVVPNDYVPSPTRNMAPILQQSPVRTASVNQRNRTYSSGSSGGSHPSSRSSSRENSGSGSVGVPIAVPTPSPPSAFPAASASTPSAPTNSTQPSFTSSNLTPTQPSVNPTSVPESLDSTESSLTPDKDSPTSQPPLTTAAASATSNTDPGTGVPQFYSMNRPVPRQITPTVGGSLPYRRPPSITGQASMPSSQQNGGPHYNQNQVSDAPPPPPPSEEPVFEETQNPAPPPEEYEEEESSVVEYSDPYAEEDPPWAPQTYLEKVVAIYDYTQDKEDELSFQEGAIIYVIKKNDDGWYEGVMSGTTGLFPGNYVESIMHYTE; encoded by the exons TCTCCAGACAAGCACGTCGCTCTAGAGGAAACCAAGAACTACACCACTCAGTCCCTGGCCAGCGTAGCCTACCTGATCAACACGCTCGCCAACAATGTGCTCCAAATGCTCGACATCCAGGCGTCCCAGCTGCGCCGCATGGAATCCTCCATCAACCACATCTCACAG ACGGTGGACATCCATAAAGAAAAAGTGGCGAGACGAGAGATCGGCATCCTCACCACCAATAAGAACACCTCCCGCACGCATAAAATCATTGCTCCAGCCAATCCCGAGAGGCCGGTGCGGTACATTCGCAAACCTATCGATTACAGCGCGCTGGACGATATTGGTCATGGAGTGAAG TGGTTGCTTAAGTTCAAG GTCAACACCCAGAACATGAAGATGGGCAGCCTTCTTCGCACCACGCCTCCCACACAGAAACCTCCCAGCCCGCCGATGCCAGGCAAAGGCACCATAGG GAGACACTCCCCCTACAGAACACTTGAGCCAGTGCGGCCTCCTGTGGTGCCTAATGACTATGTCCCAAGCCCCACACGCAATATGGCGCCCATCCTGCAGCAAAGCCCTGTACGCACGGCATCTGTTAATCAGAGGAACCGCACTTACAG CAGTGGGAGCAGTGGTGGCAGTCATCCCAGCAGCCGCAGCAGCAGTCGTGAAAACAGCGGGAGCGGCAGTGTAGGTGTTCCCATCGCTGTGCCCACACCCTCTCCACCCAGCGCCTTCCCAG CTGCTAGTGCCAGCACGCCATCAGCTCCAACTAACTCCACTCAGCCTTCTTTCACTTCCTCTAATTTAACCCCCACACAACCCTCAGTCAACCCCACCTCAGTCCCTGAATCTCTCGACTCcactgagagctctctgaccccaGATAAAGACTCTCCTACCTCCCAGCCACCCCTCACTACAGCTGCAGCTAGTGCTACATCCAACACCGACCCTGGGACAG GTGTCCCTCAGTTCTACAGCATGAACAGGCCCGTCCCCAGACAGATCACACCCACAGTGGGAGGTTCGTTGCCGTATCGCAGGCCACCCTCAATCACGGGTCAGGCTTCCATGCCCTCCAGCCAGCAAAACGGAGGGCCGCATTACAATCAGAACCAA GTTTCAGATGCACCTCCCCCACCTCCCCCTTCAGAAGAGCCGGTGTTTGAGGAGACACAAAATCCAGCTCCTCCTCCAGAAGAGTATGAGGAAGAGGAGTCTTCTGTGGTGGAGTACAGTGACCCTTACGCTGAAGAAGACCCACCATGGGCTCCACAAACTTACCTGGAGAAAG TGGTGGCAATCTATGACTACACGCAAGACAAGGAAGATGAATTGTCTTTCCAAGAGGGGGCCATCATCTATGTCATTAAAAAGAATGATGATGGCTGGTATGAAGGTGTGATGAGTGGTACTACAGGACTCTTCCCTGGAAACTACGTCGAGTCCATCATGCACTACACGGAGTGA